A genomic window from Excalfactoria chinensis isolate bCotChi1 chromosome 18, bCotChi1.hap2, whole genome shotgun sequence includes:
- the LOC140260473 gene encoding extracellular fatty acid-binding protein produces MRTLALSLGLALLCLLHNEAAATVPDRSEIAGKWYIVALASNSELFLREKDKMKMAMARISFLGEDELKVSYAVPNPKGCRKWGTTFKKTSDDGEVYYSEEAEKMVEVLDTDYKSYAVIYATRVKDGRTLHMMRLYSRSPEVSPAATAIFRKLARERNYTDEVITMLPRQEECTVDEV; encoded by the exons ATGAGGACGCTGGCGCTGAGCCTGGGGCTGGccctgctctgcttgctgcatAATGAGGCTGCTGCCACAGTGCCGGACAGGAGCGAG ATTGCAGGGAAATGGTATATTGTTGCTCTGGCCTCCAACTCCGAGTTATTCCTGCGTGAGAAGGACAAGATGAAGATGGCAATGGCCAGAATCTCTTTCCTAGGAGAGGACGAGCTGAAGGTCTCCTATGCAGTCCCCAA CCCAAAGGGGTGCAGAAAATGGGGGACAACCTTCAAGAAGACCAGTGACGATGGTGAAGTCTACTACTCAG AGGAAGCCGAGAAAATGGTGGAGGTGCTGGACACTGACTACAAGAGCTATGCAGTAATCTATGCAACTAGGGTGAAGGATGGAAGGACCTTGCACATGATGAGGCTCTACA GCAGAAGCCCTGAGGTgagccctgcagccacagcGATCTTCAGGAAGCTTGCTAGGGAGCGGAACTACACGGATGAGGTGATCACCATGCTGCCCAGACAGG AGGAATGCACCGTTGATGAAGTGTAG